A genomic region of Aureimonas populi contains the following coding sequences:
- a CDS encoding NAD(P)/FAD-dependent oxidoreductase produces MSESGRSEIDCLIVGGGPAGLTAALYLARFRRQTLLIDAGEPRAAWIPTSHNIPLFAEGISGREILARQTHSATEYGAQLRKGCVERLACEDGLFLASYRDGDGAARQVRARRVLLATGAEDIEPDLPDLPAAVRDGLVRYCPICDGYEARGKTVAVIGHGARGLGEAIFMARTYDARITLLTLGAGLDLTQEEASQAREHAITVVHEPIGSLDIDAKDRRITALRMAGSARLSFDHLYSALGTRFRSDLATAMGARQDEHGALLVGDHCRTSVKGLYAAGDVVRGLSQIVVGMGHAAVAATDIHNRCELPTQDEPEF; encoded by the coding sequence ATGAGCGAGAGCGGACGAAGCGAAATCGACTGCCTGATCGTGGGAGGCGGCCCGGCGGGGCTGACGGCCGCGCTCTATCTGGCGCGTTTCCGCCGGCAAACCCTGCTGATCGACGCGGGCGAGCCGCGGGCCGCCTGGATCCCCACCAGCCACAACATTCCCCTTTTCGCCGAAGGAATCTCCGGTCGCGAGATTCTGGCCCGCCAGACGCACAGCGCCACGGAATACGGCGCGCAACTGCGCAAGGGCTGCGTCGAGCGGCTGGCGTGCGAGGACGGCCTGTTCCTCGCCTCCTATCGGGACGGGGACGGCGCTGCGCGGCAGGTGCGCGCCCGCCGCGTTCTCCTTGCCACCGGCGCCGAGGATATCGAGCCCGACCTGCCCGACCTGCCGGCCGCCGTGCGCGACGGGCTGGTGCGCTACTGCCCGATCTGCGACGGATACGAGGCGCGCGGGAAGACCGTCGCCGTCATCGGGCACGGAGCGCGCGGTCTCGGCGAGGCGATCTTCATGGCGCGCACCTACGATGCGCGCATCACGCTCCTCACGCTGGGGGCGGGTCTCGACCTGACGCAGGAAGAAGCCTCGCAGGCCCGCGAGCACGCCATCACGGTGGTGCATGAGCCGATCGGCTCGCTCGACATCGACGCGAAGGACCGCAGGATCACGGCCCTGAGGATGGCCGGCAGCGCCCGGCTTTCCTTCGACCATCTCTATTCCGCCCTCGGCACCCGCTTCCGCTCAGACCTGGCAACCGCCATGGGCGCGCGGCAGGACGAGCACGGCGCCCTTCTCGTCGGCGACCATTGCCGCACCAGCGTGAAGGGCCTCTATGCGGCGGGCGACGTGGTGCGGGGCCTCAGCCAGATCGTCGTGGGCATGGGCCACGCCGCCGTGGCCGCGACCGACATCCACAATCGCTGCGAACTGCCCACACAGGACGAGCCGGAGTTCTAG
- a CDS encoding PilZ domain-containing protein yields the protein MSELQRTGANEAERRVAPRVRTLKRARVLFNNRFSTIDCIARNVSATGALLTIDPAVHIPKTFEITIGEGGQIRPAKLVYRREMFAGVHFLDAPAEETAHLGTVEGQAGAGASAEPATDETSVHRIIAAPLPRALAARLPWAVFG from the coding sequence ATGTCGGAACTGCAACGAACGGGTGCGAACGAGGCTGAACGGCGCGTGGCGCCGCGCGTGCGCACGCTGAAGCGGGCGCGCGTGCTCTTCAACAACCGCTTCTCCACCATCGACTGCATCGCGCGCAATGTTTCGGCGACGGGCGCGCTGCTGACGATCGATCCCGCCGTCCATATTCCCAAGACCTTCGAGATCACCATCGGAGAGGGTGGGCAGATCCGGCCGGCCAAGCTGGTCTACCGCCGGGAGATGTTCGCGGGCGTGCACTTCCTCGATGCCCCGGCCGAGGAGACGGCGCACCTTGGAACCGTCGAAGGACAGGCTGGCGCGGGGGCTTCGGCCGAGCCCGCCACGGACGAAACCTCGGTGCACCGCATCATCGCAGCGCCACTGCCGCGCGCGCTGGCCGCGCGCCTGCCCTGGGCCGTCTTCGGCTAG